The genomic interval TCGACACTCTCGACTTGATCTCTACAAGAATATTGGATTTTGATTAAGATGAGATGGTTGAAGGATGAAGATGCGTCACAAGTTTGCTTATATTTTGCTTTACAAGACTTAATTATTTGCTAGTTGTTAAACTAAATACATTTGGTGCATTTGTTGGGGTATAGATGTTTTTCGAGGTAACAAATTTGTCAGTCTTATACATTAATGATTGCAAAATCAATGACAATTATTGATTAACAATTTAatttctattttaaaatttgtatttaTGTTAATTTGTTATATCTTTGAATATTatatcatgaaaatattgaaaatcgatgacatttcataaaatatgacATTTTTTGTCAAAATAGAACATGAAATCATGTACATAAAAAATGTCATTATAAAACTCATATGAAGACATTCAAAAAAGTGATTTTAAACAACTATTAATGACAATTTTCAATGTCCTTATATACTAGTATATAAGACATTTGTAAGTGTCGCTACAGATTACATAATGAGACATTATAATTAACTTATAACCTATCATTAATGGCATTTTTTATTGTCACTATAAATAGCATAAACGACACTTGTAGTTGTcattataaatgagtttaactgacatataaatttgtcattattACTATAATAACAAGGCATGTATAAATGTTTTTAAAACATGAGTTTTCCTGATATTTAAAAGTgtcattatataaataattagtAACACGTATGAAGTTGTTAATATCTTATAACGACATTAAAAAATGTCAAGGAATTTAAGACGACATTGAAATAGATGACATTTGTTGGAGGTGTCACTAAAACTTAAATGTcactaaatattgaatatgatgacatttatGAATGTCACCATAAGCATTTATTCTAGTAGTGACGTTCAATCGTTCTTGATCGAGAAATGGAGACGTAGACGAATCATTCGTCAAGATTCTATAACAAAACCATTTTTCATTTACTGTTATACATGGTTGTCTGCATTTATTTATTACTGGTACTATTTTGTTTGATGTCCAAGTCTTCCAACTCGTGTGCATTTTGAAAATCTGTGTACGGGGCGGGGCACCTAAGCCACTTGCAAAGTGGAAGACCTTATCAAGATCTTAAACTGGTTTCAGAATGGCTGCAAGATTATGACATATGAATTTAAATTCTTCAAGGTATTCTCCAAGTGGACTAGAATCCTTCTTAATTATCATCAGCTGATGTTTCAGATGTCCTTTTTCGACGGTGATGGGAAGTAGTTGTTGTTCTAGTGATGTCCATAGATCAAAAGCATTTCCTGCTTCTCCGAAAATCATGCTAAGGCCATCCTTTGTCATGGTTCCGAAGAGCCACGAGGTTAGGAGTCCATCATTTGATATTGGGAGTTCATTTTTCTTCTCCTTTTTCATTCGTAATTTCTTCTGGTGGTTTTTCATTCACTGAGATGTGATGGTAAATCCCAAAGGTTTGTAGAAATGAGTCAATATGACATCCATATGTTCTTACATAAAATAACACATTTTCTAGATTTATTAAAATGAGTCACGAAATAAATGGACCGATAAAAATAAACTATATATGAGAAATAATACAACGGATTGTAAAGTCATTCTCTGAATTTTCTCTTAAAAATTATAGTAAATTTATAACACGCAGCACGATCGCTTTTTGAACACATCTATTaatagtaggtctcttgtgagaggGGTCAACTTTctcaatatttacaataaaaaaaataatattttgacataaaaaataataatttttcattagtaacccaaatagaatACTTGTATCACAAATACATATGAGACAACCTTACACAAATTATCTATGCTATGTTATTAAATTTGAGACATAGAATAACTAAATTTGATGTAAtgacaaattttttaaaataccaaaaataaccctataaaattataaaaatactaTATTTCTATTCagcaaaaaatattataaaaatatattttaataaatttgtgTATCATCTTATCACTATCATATCCATTTTCCAAAAAATTTaaaccaaataaaaaatatttgtaatatttatccaaattttaaaaattttaaacgaTAATTTACTTATATAAAAAATCATTATAAGGAagcattaaaattaaaataaaaaaatcaccataaaaaataacatataCGAAAAgttattagtattaataatatataagcaACTAATTATACTAATCTAATGTGGTCATGAGATAATTTTGAGTTTTCCGAAGATATTCTATCTTCCTAttgtttttgaattttaaaaaattagcaTAATCAGTTTCGTATATAAAAGAAATTATTAAGAAAattagatttaaaattttttttttaatcgaaTTTATATATAGAGGGCTTACAATTTCACCAACAGACACGGAAACCACCCCTTCACTTTCATCCTTGCTTCTCAATTCTCTCCACCGCTGCCATAACTCTTTAACTTTTGAATCTGCAGACGTCGATAAACCTATAATTCTCTCTTTAATTTTTGATTTTAGGTGGATTTAAACTGGTCTAAGTTAACAGATTCTCTAAAAACTTCGGTTTTGCTTTGCTAATTTTGTTTCAGTCGGTTGATTAATCTTTTCTTGACATAACAAAGAATTCTCCTTAATCATTAGTAATAATCAAAAGAGTAAACCCGTCGGAGTTCTTCCATTCAACATCTTTGCTGTACAGACAGGAATCGAGGTTTGTTTTATCTCCCAAAACTCGTTTGGTgatatttcttttctttttataattgtttagtTTACTACATATTTCTAGAGTCCAAATATATTCTATTTGTAAAAGGGTTTTTAACTTGGATATTTACGTACAgttcctttcttttctttgggtTGTTCAGAATGAGTGAGAACCGGGAGGTGGACAAGATCAGCCAGTTACCGGACGATGTTCTTGTGTGCATAATCTCTCGATTGACATGGCGAGAAGCTATCGCTGTTGAAGACTGATTCAAAGAAGTAATGAGACTTGGTCTTTGatatttttagatttattatttaGTCAATAAGTAGTGCCAATAAAATCTCTAGTTGTTGAGATAATTCAGTTGTGCAAACGTTGGGTTGTAAGCCTATATAAAGGCATTCTCTTTTCTGAAATAAAGTGTGGAAATAGTTTGGTTCTCAAGATAAATATTCTTCACTATTTTTGCCATTGTTCCTCTGTAATTCATTTTCAAATCcttttgttttctttatttcCACAACAtttgtggtatcagagccaggttctttcATAACTGGGTTTCAAACTCATGGCAACTAATGGCAATGTTGTAAGCATCTCTCAACCAGTCATACCAGTATTCAAAGGAGAAAATTATGAATTCTGGAGCATTAAAATGAAAACTCTTTTCAAGTCTCAAGAGTTGTGGGAATTGGTCGAAAATGGATACCAAGATCCAGATGATGAAACAAGActgaaagaaaacaaaaagaaagatgcaAAGGCATTATTCTTTATCCAACAAGCTGTCCATGAATcaattttttctaaaattgctggTGCAAATACATCAAAAGAAGCTTGGACAACATTAAAGAGTGCGTTTCAAGGTACATCGAAGGTGATTATTGTAAAACTTCAAACGGTTCGTCGGGATTTCGAAACCTTACTTATGAAAGGAGGAGAATCCGTGCAAGATTTCTTGACCAGAGTTGCTGAAATCGTCAATCAATTTAGGTCCTATGGAGAAGAAATCTCTGATCAAACAATTGTGGAGAAAGTGCTTAGAAGTCTGACTCCAAAATTTGATCATGTTGTAGCTGCAATTGAGGAATCTAAGGACTTATCAACATATTCATTTGATGAGCTAATGGGATCACTACTATCTCATGAGGTAAGAATAAATAAATCGGTtgaaaaaattgaagaaaaagcCTTTCATGTACAGGGGGGTAACTCAAACCAGAAATATGAGCAAAGAAATGCAACTGGTAGAGGATGTGGAAGAGGAGGATCACGCAGCAGAGATGATTATGGCAGAGGAAGAGGTGACAAAAACATTCAATGTTACTATTGCAAAAGATTTGGGCATATAAAGGCTgattgttggaaactagataAGCAAAGTAACCTCAAACAACAAGAAGAAACTAATGTCCCATATTGTAACTACTGTAACAAATATGGGCATGTGCAGGATCAGTGTTGGCATAAAAATAGGCAAGCAAATTATGCAGAGGAGCAGGAACAAGAGGCAAATTTGTTCATGGCTTATCAAGAAGATGCAAAGTCTACTAACAATATTTGGTTtttggatagtggatgctctAATCATATGACAGGATCAAAGGCATTGTTTAAGGAGCTTGATGAGTCATACAAGATAAAAGTGAGGCTTGGAGATGACAAACAAATGCAAGTGGAAGGAAAAGGTACTATAGCAGTAAATGATGGCCATGGTAATATTAAGCTCCTTTGTAATGTCTATCTCATTCCGGATTTAACTCAAAATCTCTTGAGTGTTGGGCAACTCATGGGTAATGGGTATTCTGTTCTTTTTGACAATGGCTCATGTGTGATTAGAAATAAAGAATCTAATCAAGTCATTGTTAATGTTAAAATGATGCCAAATAAATTGTTTCCTCTTGAAGTTTCTAGTGTTGAAAATCATGTCCTTGTTGTCAAAGAAAACACCGAGTCCAGACTGTGGCACTTGCGTTATGGACACTTGAATATTAAAGGTTTGAAATTGCTGAGTCAGAAAGAAATGGTTTCCGGGCTGCCTAACATCGAGTCTTTAGATTTATGTGAAGGGTGTGTGTATGGGAAGCAATACAAGAGATCGTTTCCTATTGGAAAATCTAGAAGAGCAACAAATCGTTTGGAGCTTGTTCATGCTGATTTGTGTGGTCCTATTCAAACTGAGTCATTTGGAGGAAGcaaatattttttgttattcACCGATGATTACAGTCGCATGAGTTGGGTTTATTTTCTGAAACTCAAGTCAGAAACATTTGaatcatttaaaaaattcaagGCACTTGTTGAGAAGCAAAGTGATGGAAACATAAAGACACTTCGCACTGATAGAGGAGGTGAATTCTTATCTAACAATTTTATTCAGTTTTGTGAAGAGCAGGGGCTGCACAGAGAGTTGACTGCTCCATATACACCCGAGCAAAATGGCATAGCTGAACGGAAAAATAGAACGGTGGTTGAAATGGCAAGGAGCATGCTTAAAGCAAAAGAACTTCCAAATAAATATTGGGCCGAAGCTGTTGCTACATCagtttatttactaaatttatcACCGACCAAGGCTGTTTTAAATCAAACACCATATGAAGCTTGGAGTGGTAAGAAACCTTCAGTAagtcatttaaaaatatttggttgTATTGCGTATACTTTGATTGATTCACATAATCGTAGCAAACttgatgataaatcaacaaaATGCATTTTTGTTGGTTATTGTACACAATCTAAAGCATATAGGCTGTATGAACCTGTCATTGGCAAAGTGATTATTAGCAGAAATGTCATATTCAATGAAGATGAAAAGTGGAAATGGCAAGAAGAATCTGGAGGTGCTCATATTGATGTTCCATCATTAATTGAAACTCCACAAGTTGAAGAATTTCCTTTGCAGCAGAATTCTTCAAGTTCAATTCCTTCAAATTCAACCACTTCAAGTCCTGTATGCAGTAGCTCATCTTCAGATGAAACACCACCATTGAAATTTCGATCATTAAGGGAAATTTATAATTCAACTCAAGCTTTGTTTGTTGCTGATCCTGTTAAGTTTGAGGAAGCTGTAGGAAAAGAAGAATGGCGTGTTGCAATGGAAGAAGAGCTAAAATCAATTCAGAAAAATGAAACTTGGGAATTGATGAACTTATCGGAAGGAAAAAATGCTATTGGAGTCAAATGGGTGTTTAGAACAAAGTATCATTCGGATGGTTCCATTGATAAACATAAAGCTCGTCTCGTTGTAAAAGGGTATGCCCAACAacaaggaattgattatgaagacaCATTTGCTCCGGTTGCACGCTTCGAAACAGTAAGAATTTTACTTGCACTAGCTGCCTATTTAAGTTTGCCTATTTACCAATTTGATGTCAAGTCGGCATTCTTGAATGGGGAATTGCAAGAAGATGTTTATGTCACCCAACCTGAAGGTTTTATTATTCATGGTAAAGAAGACAAGGTGTATAAGCTCAAAAAGGCTCTTTACGGGTTGAAACAAGCGCCACGTGCATGGTATAGCAAAATCGACTCATATTTTCTTGAGAATGGTTTTGAAAGAAGTAAAAATGAGCCCACACTATACTTGAAGAGACAAGgtaatgatgatattttgatcatATGTATTTATGTAGATGATATGATCTATATGGGGTCATCTTCTGCTCTTGTCAATGAATTCAAAGTTTGCATGAAAAAGAAATTTGAAATGTCAGATTTGGGTCGATTACCTTACTTTCTTGGCCTTGAAGTGAATCAAGTTGAGGATGGGATTTTTGTTTCACAAAAAAAATATGCTACTGATCTGCTCAAAAGATTCAGTATGATCAATTGTAAAGTTGCAGATACCCCAATGAATTTAAATGAGAAACTACAATTTGATGATGGCACTGGAGCAGCAAACTCAAAGTATTTCAGAAGTATGGTTGGAGGCTTGATTTATTTGACTCATACTCGGCCTGATATAGCATTTTCAGTTGGGGTGATATCAAGGTTTATGCATTCTCCTTCAAAACATCATCTAGGTGCTGCAAAAAGAGTGCTACGCTATATTGCAGGGACAACTGATTTTGGGTTATGGTATGATCATGATTCAGACTTTAAATTGCTTGGATTTACAGACAGTGATTGGGCTGGGTGCTTGGAAGATAGAAAGAGTACATCTGGTTATGTGTTTAGGCTTGGTTCAGCTGTTATCTCATGGTGTTCAAAGAAGCAAGCAACAACAGCATTGTCATCTTCCGAAGCAGAGTATGTAGCTGCTACTTCAGCAGCATGTCAAGCTGTATGGTTGCAAAGAATTCTAGAAGATCTAAGGCATAAGCAAATTGAAGCAACTAAGATTTATTGTGACAACAAATCTGCAATAGCTATGTCCAAGAATCCAACATACCATGGAAGAACAAAGCATATTGATCTTCGAATTCATTTCATCAGAGAGTTGGTTGCAAAAGAGTTGATTACCTTGGAGTTTtgcaatacaaatgaacaagtcGCTGACATATTTACGAAATCCCTTCCATGCAAGAAACATATGTATTTCAGAAATCAACTAGGTGTCTGTAGCTTTGAATCAAGGGAGAGTGTTGAAGACTGATTCAAAGAAGTAATGGGACTTGGTCTTTGatatttttagatttattatttaGTCAATAAGTAGTGCCAATAAAATCTCTAGTTGTTGAGATAATTCAGTTGTGCAAACGTTGGGTTGTAAGCCTATATAATGGCATTCTCTTTTCTGAAATAATGTGTGGAAATAGTTTGGTTCTCAAGATAAATATTCTTCACTATTTTTGCCATTGTTCCTCTGTAATTCATTTTCAAATCcttttgttttctttatttcCACAACAATCGCCACCTAGCATCCTATCTACTCATTGGCGCCACCTCTACACTTACATCACTCGGCTCTCCTACAGCACTCGACATCCCTCCGAAGAATCAAAAGACAAATATTTTCGACAATCACAGGAAAAGGAATTCCCGAACCACATGAAGGAGGCTTATGATTTCCTATCTTCAAACAAAGACTGTCGGTTTTTGAAAGAATTCAAATTTCATACACCCTATCTGAAGGGAGGCAATATTAAGACGTGGTTGCCATTGTTGCTGGAAAAAGAAGTAGAAAGCATCGACATACGAATAATTTATCAAAACAAAGCTATGCCTGGCTATTACACTTTTCCCCGTAGGACTTTGATTAAGAGAAAAGGTGGAGACTTAGGGTTGTTTCCGGGCCTCAAGTCACTCAGAAAATTGTCTCTATGCTCTCTTCATGTAGATGATCGAGATGTTGAGTTTTTCATTTCGAACTGTACTGTTCTTGAACACTTGTCCATCGTGGGTTCTCACAGGTTGAAAAAAGTGTCGTTGGTTGGACATTCGAAGTTGAAGAGCTTGGAAGTTTCTTCCTCTAGGAACCTCATATCGATCGAGGTTCGCGACATGATCAACCTTGTTTCTTTGACATGTTATAAATTGCATCATATGTATTCACAGCCGAAGTATTCAATTCTCCTCCAAAATGTCCCAAAGCTTGTTGAGTTCAACTCGTCCGACCAACTTCACTTACTTGGCCTCATCTTCCCGAGCATTTCGTCTCCCATTCTTGATCAACTACTGCACATTAATGTCATCTCGGTGGAACGCTCTGTACGTGGTATTATAATCAATTAGTATCAGTGTTACTTTTATCTTTTAATTATTTgtattgatgatattattatttctaCCATTGGCAGCGTCACGTAATATATCCACCCATTCCcgtattaaagaatttaaagcATCTCAAGCTTCAAGTTAATTGTTTGAATGGTAGCAAGAGTATTCTTCTCGATTTTCCTGCGTATTGGGAATGTCCTAGCTTGGAGAAAATTGAGATAAAGGTAAGTTTGGTTTCACCTTtgacatatacatacatatataatatatatatatatatatatatatatatatatatatatatatatggatggCATGCAAAATCTTGATTAATGTGTTTTATTTGCAGCTTCTGTGGAGGAGTTGTGAAGTTTTTGATGATGGGTATCATAATTCTATAATGGAGGAACTTAAAAGAGGATATTTGATAGTTGAACCACATAGCCATCTCAAAGAGGTGAGACTCTCAGGATGTATAGGGTCTCCAGTTGAATTAAGCTTATTATTTCTTCTGGTCAAGCAAGCCGTGGCA from Primulina eburnea isolate SZY01 chromosome 17, ASM2296580v1, whole genome shotgun sequence carries:
- the LOC140818000 gene encoding uncharacterized protein produces the protein MCGNSLVLKINILHYFCHCSSVIHFQILLFSLFPQQSPPSILSTHWRHLYTYITRLSYSTRHPSEESKDKYFRQSQEKEFPNHMKEAYDFLSSNKDCRFLKEFKFHTPYLKGGNIKTWLPLLLEKEVESIDIRIIYQNKAMPGYYTFPRRTLIKRKGGDLGLFPGLKSLRKLSLCSLHVDDRDVEFFISNCTVLEHLSIVGSHRLKKVSLVGHSKLKSLEVSSSRNLISIEVRDMINLVSLTCYKLHHMYSQPKYSILLQNVPKLVEFNSSDQLHLLGLIFPSISSPILDQLLHINVISVERSRHVIYPPIPVLKNLKHLKLQVNCLNGSKSILLDFPAYWECPSLEKIEIKLLWRSCEVFDDGYHNSIMEELKRGYLIVEPHSHLKEVRLSGCIGSPVELSLLFLLVKQAVALEQLIVEPCQETPEIRQRVVVLVREHLRRITPVPINLIII